Proteins from a single region of Psilocybe cubensis strain MGC-MH-2018 chromosome 3, whole genome shotgun sequence:
- a CDS encoding putative pyruvate dehydrogenase protein X component, mitochondrial has translation MACMKGISMAFRASQMVPAASHAARLFHGSSARWAVTNFQMPAMSPTMTEGGIASWKKKEGESFVQGDVLLEIETDKATIDVEAQEDGIMGKILAPDGTKGVPVGKIIALLAEEGDDISNLELPKEETTPAPKETGNSASSSPPASEPVFTPSEPIHATGAHSYALPEHARPLFPSVHRLLLEHKVTKVEDIKGTGVRGMLTKGDVLTFLGKASGPLGTFKPSISPIEEANQARSKAPSQAAAAAPVPLDGPSIRRLIVSSMLQASIKARNPVPSAIKDADFDSVLADYLPPVSKSTLQTPVTPPAPSKTTNYLDVTITETGLTITVEEARTAFIFSDVFDEYTFHPEPPPRHRLSNSKGKRTERSKRDTKQEVGPSHLGQVGMLDSETESESDEDCNKPHDQQEYQQEDEEEQDMENAAFEIPLTTLIECLNIFGTAGPATGNINTSSGAIDDGERGSGGGRGGRGRGGNRVGQGRGWPNPNEDNSDGENSDHRDRQGANLPMRGLDAYFGNGGSNSKRTSMRLSYPGGGYPLTLIIAEDAAGPTTTCEITTFDPEPQLELEFDTSKTVLRIILKSSWLRDALSELDPSCEKLAFIGNPPISANQQQLPLASDANARQKQKQRSPVMKPMLRIQATGTFGSTEMDYPNDREVLETFECTRNVSFSYRFGHISRTIKALSSSTKTSLRIDEDGLLSLQFLMPSPKPRIAAGRSDAFIEFRCLALDDEI, from the exons ATGGCCTGCATGAAGGGCATTTCTATGGCTTTCAGGGCCTCTCAGATGGTCCCAGCTGCATCTCATGCGGCTAGGC TGTTCCATGGTTCAAGTGCACGATGGGCTGTCACTAACTTCCAGATGCCTGCCATGTCTCCGACAATGACTGAAGGTGGCATCGCGTCttggaagaaaaaggaggGGGAATCTTTTGTTCAAGGTGACGTTCTGCTGGAAATT GAGACAGATAAAGCCACTATAGATGTCGAAGCACAGGAAGACGGTATAATGGGCAAAATCTTG GCACCAGATGGTACCAAGGGTGTGCCTGTTGGAAAAATCATTGCTCTTCTTGCGGAGGAAGGAGACGATATTTCGAATCTTGAATTGCCCAAAGAAGAGACAACACCAGCGCCAAAGGAAACGGGAAATTCGGCATCCAGTTCACCTCCGGCCTCGGAACCCGTGTTTACACCCTCAGAACCAATCCACGCAACTGGAGCTCACTCATATGCCCTTCCCGAACACGCTCGTCCATTGTTCCCATCTGTTCACCGTCTTTTACTTGAACATAAAGTTACCAAAGTGGAAGACATTAAGGGCACTGGAGTGAGAGGTATGCTCACCAAGGGGGATGTGTTGACATTCCTAGGCAAGGCTTCAGGCCCACTTGGAACCTTTAAACCAAGCATCTCACCCATTGAAGAGGCCAACCAGGCTAGATCAAAGGCTCCAAGTcaggcagcagcggcagcacCG GTTCCTCTCGATGGTCCTTCTATCCGACGACTCATCGTCTCCTCTATGCTACAAGCATCCATCAAAGCGAGGAACCCCGTTCCTTCTG CTATCAAGGACGCGGACTTCGATTCTGTTCTCGCAGATTATTTACCCCCCGTCTCCAAGTCGACATTACAGACACCTGTTACCCCACCTGCACCATCCAAGACTACCAACTACCTGGACG TGACAATCACGGAGACAGGACTCACGATTACTGTGGAAGAGGCTC GAACGGCATTCATCTTCTCAGATGTTTTCGACGAATATACATTCCACCCCGAACCTCCACCTCGACATCGACTGTCTAACTCCAAGGGAAAGCGAACAGAAAGGTCCAAGCGTGATACAAAGCAAGAAGTGGGACCTTCACATCTTGGCCAAGTTGGTATGTTGGACTCCGAGACTGAATCCGAGTCGGACGAAGATTGCAACAAACCTCATGACCAACAAGAATATCAgcaagaagacgaggaagaacaAGACATGGAGAATGCAGCATTTGAAATTCCTTTGACTACGCTGATAGAGTGCTTAAATATCTTTGGAACGGCGGGCCCGGCTACAGGGAATATAAATACGTCGTCAGGGGCAATAGATGACGGGGAAAGAGGGTCCGGGGGAGGCagaggaggcagaggcagaggcgggAACAGAGTTGGTCAAGGCAGGGGATGGCCAAACCCTAACGAAGACAACTCAGATGGCGAGAATAGTGATCATAGAGATCGTCAAGGAGCTAACCTACCTATGAGGGGATTGGATGCATATTTTGGCAATGGTGGATCAAACTCGAAGAGGACTAGCATGCGTCTCTCTTATCCTGGTGGAGGATATCCTCTTACGTTGATCAT TGCCGAAGACGCAGCCGGGCCTACCACCACATGTGAAATCACTACTTTCGACCCAGAACCtcaactcgaactcgaattCGATACCTCGAAAAC AGTTCTTAGGATCATCCTAAAA TCCTCGTGGTTGCGCGATGCCCTATCTGAATTGGATCCTTCATGCGAGAAACTGGCCTTTATAGGAAACCCGCCTATCTCTGCGAATCAACAACAGTTACCATTAGCTAGCGATGCGAATGCGCGACAgaagcaaaagcaaagatCTCCTGTTATGAAGCCCATGCTGCGTATTCAAGCAACCGGCACATTTGGAAGCACTgag ATGGATTATCCGAATGACCGGGAAGTACTCGAGACATTCGAATGTACAAGAAACGTATCTTTCAG CTATCGTTTTGGACATATTTCCCGCACTATCAAAGCTCTTTCAAGTTCAACCAAAACGTCTTTGAGGATAGATGAAGATGGACTTCTGAGCCTCCAATTTCTGATGCCTTCCCCAAAGCCTAGAATAGCGGCAGGGCGCAGCGATGCCTTCATTGAATTTAGG TGCTTGGCTTTGGATGATGAAATATAG